From the genome of Maridesulfovibrio ferrireducens, one region includes:
- a CDS encoding leucyl aminopeptidase: MEFNIVVEPASAWSADAVIFFAFKGSEEFLPGFSKWITTQADWVAGSPGLTDFTGELGSTTVIYGSSTSIQRVMIVGLGDKNEFGIEQFSQAVSSAFCKCRELKFRIVGAPLSAFEGIVLEDMHEHFVAAAMSGLYSYDEFKTKKEENAALPEVVKMLTDAEPSETFIEAIHKGQTVGEAVSYARDLVNSPPNIANPVFLAEEAKKLAKKYGFKFKAMKRKEIIDKGMGAYASVFKGSIDEPRLITLEYCPKGREGDKPLVLVGKGVTFDTGGISLKPTGHIEDMKCDMAGAAAIFGFFHALGELNPDLPVVGILPCADNMPDGLATRPGEVVTSLSGKTIEILNTDAEGRLLLCDALAYSKQFEPAAIIDLATLTGGCIVAFGWNVAAVMDNSPKLENIIIESGMRVGERFWPMPLWDIYKEELKSDVADLKNIGSREGMTIHAGMFLKEFVPENVPWAHLDIAGPAWRKKKTTTLTAGGTGFGVRTLIEIISRIDLEDI, from the coding sequence ATGGAATTTAATATTGTAGTTGAACCAGCGTCCGCATGGTCTGCTGATGCTGTAATTTTTTTCGCATTTAAGGGTTCAGAAGAGTTTCTGCCCGGATTTTCCAAATGGATAACGACGCAGGCAGACTGGGTGGCAGGTTCTCCAGGGCTCACTGATTTTACTGGAGAACTCGGCAGTACAACTGTAATTTACGGTTCTTCCACTTCAATTCAGCGGGTTATGATTGTAGGGCTTGGCGATAAGAATGAGTTTGGAATTGAGCAGTTCAGTCAGGCTGTGTCCTCGGCTTTTTGTAAATGCCGGGAGTTGAAATTCAGAATTGTCGGTGCTCCGCTGTCCGCTTTTGAAGGTATCGTTCTTGAGGATATGCACGAACATTTCGTCGCTGCTGCAATGAGCGGGCTTTATTCATATGATGAGTTTAAGACTAAAAAAGAAGAGAATGCCGCGCTGCCCGAAGTCGTTAAAATGTTGACAGACGCTGAACCTTCCGAGACTTTTATTGAAGCTATTCATAAAGGACAGACTGTTGGAGAGGCGGTCTCTTATGCCCGTGATTTGGTTAATTCTCCTCCGAATATTGCAAATCCGGTTTTTCTTGCCGAAGAAGCAAAGAAGCTTGCAAAAAAGTACGGCTTTAAATTCAAGGCCATGAAACGCAAGGAAATCATTGATAAGGGGATGGGGGCTTATGCTTCTGTTTTTAAAGGAAGTATTGATGAACCTCGCCTGATTACTCTTGAATATTGCCCTAAAGGAAGAGAAGGGGATAAACCTCTGGTGCTGGTCGGTAAAGGGGTAACTTTTGATACCGGCGGAATCTCGCTAAAGCCTACCGGACACATTGAAGACATGAAATGTGATATGGCAGGAGCTGCGGCTATATTCGGATTTTTTCATGCCTTGGGCGAGCTTAATCCTGATTTGCCGGTTGTTGGGATACTACCTTGCGCGGATAATATGCCGGATGGATTAGCAACCCGCCCCGGCGAAGTTGTGACTTCTTTATCCGGTAAGACTATCGAAATTTTAAATACTGATGCCGAGGGCCGCCTTTTACTCTGCGATGCTCTGGCATATTCTAAACAGTTTGAACCCGCCGCTATAATAGACCTTGCGACTCTTACAGGGGGGTGCATAGTTGCGTTCGGCTGGAATGTTGCCGCTGTGATGGACAATTCACCTAAGCTTGAAAATATTATTATTGAATCGGGCATGAGAGTAGGTGAAAGATTCTGGCCCATGCCGCTGTGGGATATTTATAAAGAAGAGCTTAAAAGTGATGTAGCGGATTTGAAAAATATCGGTTCACGGGAAGGTATGACCATTCATGCCGGAATGTTTTTGAAAGAGTTCGTGCCCGAAAATGTACCTTGGGCACATCTGGATATTGCCGGACCGGCCTGGAGAAAGAAGAAGACTACAACTTTGACCGCCGGCGGAACGGGGTTCGGAGTCAGAACTTTAATAGAAATTATTTCGCGAATCGATTTGGAAGATATTTAA
- a CDS encoding asparaginase: MVANNISGEVVLIFTGGTIGMSEKPDAGGVVPDDNFNKLLSEITPDDKDIKIRPVLWSDVPSPHMSPEMMLKLAHDVDSYLSEDQVLGAVILHGTDLMAETAYALDLTVNSPKPVILTGAMRYFNESGYDGIRNLVDAVRVCLLPPPKGTDVIIQMADKLFAAKNAIKSSSLNVDPFIGQNTGRIGFIAGESVILTRADSYRRPRFSFPVTGVSKNVHLVGCHPGMNSTILEKLLETDVKGIVLEGFGAGNTPPELVVGIEKCIEAGVLVILCTRCVEGGVWPIYAYPGGAANLKQKGVITAGGLSALKATLLLQLLIGSNCPIDQIKTIFAEESV; the protein is encoded by the coding sequence ATGGTTGCGAATAATATTTCAGGCGAAGTTGTCCTCATATTCACCGGCGGAACAATTGGAATGAGTGAAAAGCCTGATGCCGGAGGAGTTGTTCCCGACGACAACTTCAACAAATTACTTTCAGAAATAACTCCTGACGATAAAGACATTAAAATCCGTCCTGTGCTGTGGTCCGATGTTCCCAGCCCGCACATGTCACCGGAAATGATGCTTAAACTGGCGCATGACGTAGACTCATACCTTTCCGAAGACCAAGTGCTTGGAGCTGTCATTCTGCACGGCACAGATCTTATGGCTGAAACAGCATATGCACTCGACCTGACCGTAAACTCCCCGAAGCCGGTAATTCTAACCGGAGCCATGCGCTATTTCAACGAATCAGGATATGACGGAATACGTAATCTGGTAGATGCCGTCAGAGTATGTCTGCTGCCGCCGCCCAAAGGAACAGACGTTATCATCCAAATGGCGGACAAACTTTTTGCAGCCAAGAACGCAATCAAATCAAGTTCCCTTAACGTCGACCCGTTTATAGGTCAAAACACAGGCAGAATAGGTTTTATAGCCGGAGAATCAGTAATCCTGACAAGAGCCGACTCCTACAGAAGACCGAGATTCTCTTTTCCGGTCACAGGCGTAAGTAAAAACGTACATCTGGTCGGCTGCCATCCGGGAATGAACTCCACCATTTTAGAAAAATTACTAGAAACGGATGTGAAAGGAATCGTGCTTGAAGGATTCGGAGCAGGTAACACACCTCCCGAACTGGTCGTAGGCATTGAAAAATGTATTGAGGCAGGTGTACTTGTAATTCTATGCACCAGATGCGTGGAAGGCGGAGTATGGCCTATCTATGCTTATCCCGGAGGAGCCGCAAATTTAAAACAAAAAGGTGTCATAACAGCCGGAGGTCTTTCCGCGCTGAAAGCGACACTACTGTTACAATTGCTGATCGGCAGCAACTGCCCGATAGATCAAATTAAAACCATTTTCGCAGAAGAAAGCGTTTAA
- the typA gene encoding translational GTPase TypA, with protein MNKLTINDKIRNIAIIAHVDHGKTTLVDGMFKQSGLFREGQKVDDRLMDSMDLERERGITIAAKNCAVDWKGTKINIIDTPGHADFGGEVERSLSMADGAILLVDASEGPLPQTRFVLKKALEAGLKVIVVVNKIDRSDARPEEVLDEIYDLFIDLDANEEQLEFPVMYAIGRDGIAQHTLEEKGENLHPLMDIVIEHIPGPSYDENEPFQMLVSDLGYSDYLGRLAIGKVIHGSTKQNVPLACINEDNQVVPLKLTKVQTYEGVTFTETDIAHPGDIVVVSGIEGITIGDTICTREAPKALPRITVDEPTVSMRFGINTSPMAGLEGKLVQSSKIRERLEKETLLNVAVKIEESEYRDSFIVKGRGEFQLAILIETMRREGFELTVGRPEVIFKKVDGKKLEPMEQVFIDCEDAFMGVVTEKLSSRKAKMTNLVNNGKGRVRMEFSAPSRSLIGYRDEFLTDTKGTGIMNTLFAGYDDYRGDFPARYTGSLISDRAGKGVAYAIFNLEPRGEMFVRPGDPVYEGMIVGEHNKDTDININPTKEKKLTNMRASGKDEAVILTPCKPMSLERAMHFITDDEVIEVTPLSIRLRKTELSSAKRHMERGKELKKK; from the coding sequence GTGAACAAACTTACTATTAATGATAAAATCAGAAATATCGCAATCATAGCCCACGTTGACCATGGTAAAACCACACTGGTTGACGGAATGTTCAAGCAAAGCGGACTCTTCCGTGAAGGCCAGAAAGTCGATGACAGACTCATGGACAGCATGGACCTTGAGCGCGAACGTGGTATTACCATTGCAGCTAAAAACTGTGCAGTTGACTGGAAAGGCACAAAAATCAACATCATCGACACCCCCGGCCATGCCGACTTTGGTGGAGAAGTTGAACGTTCCTTAAGCATGGCTGATGGAGCAATCCTTTTAGTTGATGCTTCTGAAGGTCCTCTGCCGCAGACAAGATTCGTATTGAAAAAAGCTCTTGAAGCCGGTCTGAAAGTCATTGTTGTTGTCAACAAAATTGACCGTAGTGATGCTCGCCCTGAAGAAGTTCTTGACGAAATTTATGACCTCTTCATCGATCTAGACGCAAACGAAGAACAGCTTGAATTCCCTGTCATGTACGCAATCGGCAGAGACGGAATTGCACAGCATACTCTCGAAGAAAAAGGCGAAAATCTTCACCCTCTCATGGATATCGTTATTGAGCATATCCCCGGGCCTTCTTATGATGAAAACGAACCTTTCCAGATGCTTGTTTCCGACCTCGGATACTCCGACTACCTCGGTCGTCTTGCAATCGGTAAAGTAATTCACGGCTCCACTAAACAAAATGTGCCTCTTGCTTGTATCAATGAAGATAATCAAGTCGTCCCTCTTAAGCTGACCAAAGTTCAGACCTACGAAGGTGTAACTTTCACCGAAACAGACATCGCTCACCCTGGTGATATCGTTGTTGTTTCCGGTATCGAAGGAATCACTATCGGTGACACAATCTGTACAAGAGAAGCTCCTAAAGCTCTTCCAAGAATCACTGTTGATGAACCAACAGTATCCATGCGCTTTGGAATCAATACTTCCCCAATGGCCGGACTTGAAGGTAAACTCGTTCAGTCTTCTAAAATTCGTGAAAGACTCGAAAAAGAAACTCTGTTGAACGTTGCTGTTAAGATCGAAGAAAGCGAATACAGAGATAGTTTCATAGTTAAAGGACGCGGTGAATTTCAGCTCGCTATCCTTATTGAAACTATGCGCCGTGAAGGTTTTGAGCTTACTGTTGGAAGACCTGAAGTTATCTTCAAAAAAGTTGACGGCAAAAAACTTGAGCCGATGGAACAGGTTTTCATCGACTGTGAAGACGCCTTTATGGGTGTTGTAACTGAAAAACTTTCTTCCAGAAAAGCAAAAATGACCAACCTCGTTAACAACGGCAAGGGCCGTGTTCGCATGGAATTTTCTGCACCATCACGTTCACTTATCGGTTACCGCGATGAGTTCCTTACCGACACTAAAGGTACTGGAATCATGAACACTCTGTTCGCCGGATACGACGATTACAGAGGCGATTTCCCAGCACGTTACACAGGTTCCTTAATTTCTGACCGCGCAGGAAAAGGTGTTGCTTACGCAATCTTTAACCTGGAACCTCGCGGTGAAATGTTCGTTAGACCAGGCGACCCTGTATACGAAGGAATGATTGTAGGTGAGCACAACAAGGATACTGATATCAATATCAATCCTACCAAAGAAAAAAAGCTCACCAACATGCGTGCATCCGGTAAAGATGAAGCTGTTATCCTGACTCCATGCAAACCTATGAGTCTGGAAAGAGCTATGCACTTCATCACCGACGATGAAGTAATCGAAGTCACTCCGCTTTCAATCCGTCTGCGTAAAACAGAACTGAGTTCTGCCAAACGTCACATGGAACGCGGTAAAGAACTGAAAAAGAAATAG
- the thyX gene encoding FAD-dependent thymidylate synthase, which produces MPEKDLRVELLSMTPNALELIYASFRQCYHAGFTADMWPRLISGEIAKDKQDAFVSAILESGHDSPIEHVSFTFAIEGISRACSHQIVRHRIASYSQQSQRYVTENDMDYIIPPAIKKIPEARERFEKFMEEVGSAYKDLREILVASGRESKANEDARFVLPQAAETKIVITMNCRSLMHFFNLRCCQRAQWEVRIMADKMLKLCKESLPAIFRNGGARCEQLGYCPEAEKFACGKYPTLKELTAKK; this is translated from the coding sequence ATGCCTGAGAAAGATTTACGAGTAGAGTTGTTATCCATGACCCCTAATGCCCTTGAACTGATATACGCATCGTTCAGGCAGTGCTATCATGCAGGGTTTACTGCCGATATGTGGCCAAGACTTATAAGCGGCGAGATTGCTAAGGATAAGCAGGATGCTTTTGTTTCCGCTATTCTTGAATCAGGGCATGACAGTCCTATTGAACATGTCAGCTTTACGTTTGCAATTGAGGGTATCTCGAGGGCTTGTTCCCATCAGATAGTCAGACATCGCATAGCGTCCTATTCGCAGCAGAGCCAGCGCTACGTTACTGAGAATGATATGGATTACATAATTCCTCCGGCAATAAAGAAAATTCCCGAAGCTCGTGAACGTTTTGAAAAGTTTATGGAAGAAGTCGGCAGCGCATATAAAGATTTGCGCGAGATTCTCGTTGCATCCGGGCGTGAAAGCAAAGCTAATGAAGATGCTAGATTTGTGCTTCCTCAGGCTGCTGAAACGAAAATTGTGATAACCATGAATTGCCGTTCGCTTATGCACTTTTTTAATTTGCGCTGTTGCCAGAGGGCGCAGTGGGAAGTTCGCATTATGGCCGATAAAATGCTGAAACTTTGCAAAGAAAGCCTTCCTGCAATATTCCGCAACGGCGGGGCAAGATGTGAGCAGCTGGGGTATTGCCCAGAGGCTGAAAAGTTTGCTTGCGGTAAGTATCCAACATTAAAAGAGCTGACTGCGAAAAAATAA
- a CDS encoding chromosomal replication initiator protein DnaA — translation MMTDSWNKILNFLEKGLNPGLFKVWIKPLKAEVSNNSIKLYAPNEFVAAWVRDRLIDNITEAGTQVLGARPKVEVGVKKSAEKPAGLVRPKTPRQVQTSMGLPMMHPAVTKKMPRWRFSFDDFIVGDSNQLACAASRSLCDNSLPGDQLFLSSTPGLGKTHLLHSIGKGLCATSNKQHVSIACLTAEEFANRMVMALKAGEISRFKSEFRDNVDCLLLEDVHFFQGKHKMQDEILETLKCLQLRGSKVVMTSSFLPRELEKVDPQLVSRFCSGLLAVIATPDFETRKRIVQSKAIRLGTQVPDSISELLADRITTDVRQLESCLQNLVLKARLLNKNLTQDLAWQVLENYSLENKNPSYDSIVDHICRSYELSADQLRSKSRKRQIVLARNTAFFLARKYTELSLKDIGVRLCRRHSTVIKGITNIEREISLQTPLGRQLQDTVARLTP, via the coding sequence ATGATGACAGACAGCTGGAATAAAATTTTAAATTTTCTTGAGAAGGGTCTTAACCCCGGTCTATTCAAAGTTTGGATCAAACCTTTGAAGGCTGAAGTAAGTAACAACTCCATTAAGCTATATGCTCCTAATGAATTTGTTGCTGCATGGGTTAGAGACCGTCTTATAGACAATATTACTGAAGCCGGGACTCAGGTCCTAGGGGCTCGTCCGAAGGTTGAAGTCGGCGTTAAAAAATCTGCTGAGAAACCAGCAGGTTTAGTACGTCCTAAAACCCCTCGACAGGTCCAAACAAGCATGGGGCTTCCCATGATGCACCCAGCTGTAACCAAAAAGATGCCGCGCTGGCGTTTTTCCTTCGATGACTTTATCGTTGGAGATTCTAACCAGTTGGCATGTGCCGCTTCGAGAAGTCTTTGCGATAACTCGTTGCCCGGTGATCAGCTTTTCCTGAGTTCAACTCCTGGACTGGGAAAAACACATTTACTGCATTCTATAGGTAAGGGGCTTTGTGCGACAAGTAATAAACAGCACGTTTCCATTGCCTGCCTTACAGCAGAAGAATTTGCAAACAGAATGGTAATGGCTCTTAAAGCAGGTGAGATATCAAGATTTAAATCTGAATTCAGAGATAATGTTGACTGTCTTCTTCTTGAAGATGTTCATTTCTTTCAGGGCAAGCATAAGATGCAGGACGAGATTCTCGAAACTCTGAAATGCCTCCAATTGCGCGGTTCAAAAGTCGTTATGACAAGTTCTTTTCTGCCTCGTGAACTTGAAAAAGTTGATCCTCAGCTTGTATCCAGATTTTGTTCAGGACTTCTCGCGGTAATAGCCACTCCTGATTTTGAGACCAGAAAACGCATTGTACAAAGCAAAGCTATCCGTCTTGGTACTCAGGTCCCGGATTCTATCTCGGAACTGCTGGCAGACCGAATTACGACCGATGTAAGACAGTTGGAAAGCTGTTTGCAGAACCTCGTACTTAAAGCAAGACTGCTTAATAAAAATTTGACTCAGGATTTAGCTTGGCAGGTTCTTGAAAATTATTCTTTGGAAAATAAAAATCCAAGTTACGATTCAATTGTAGACCATATCTGTCGTTCTTATGAACTTTCAGCCGACCAGTTGCGTTCCAAAAGTCGGAAACGTCAGATTGTTCTTGCCAGAAACACAGCTTTCTTTCTCGCCCGCAAATATACCGAACTCTCTTTGAAAGATATCGGAGTCCGGCTTTGTCGCAGACATTCCACAGTCATTAAAGGCATTACTAATATTGAACGGGAAATTTCTCTGCAAACTCCTTTGGGAAGGCAGTTGCAGGATACCGTAGCTCGCTTGACTCCATAG
- a CDS encoding DnaA N-terminal domain-containing protein, whose protein sequence is MNSDLWHSIKKKLKVRINPILVRVWVDPLSARYEDGVVQITAPNEFVMNWVQEHLLGSIKDAAQEVLSAEVGVTIALSTDDEGVPNRREFITDVTAYYAVEDILSSINRLRTIVHNRYGLESINVSGSIEVDPLPALELEAQTFDSILDAVLEAFAVSFREIMVQETDHAVLARRALYYLCARYDIPPEEVALNMDCTVSEVKAGAAELEEEIEFAIDNGDNLDELLLRLFRKD, encoded by the coding sequence ATGAATTCCGATTTGTGGCATTCGATTAAAAAGAAATTAAAGGTCCGCATAAATCCGATTTTGGTTCGGGTATGGGTTGATCCCTTATCCGCCAGATATGAAGATGGTGTGGTTCAAATTACTGCGCCTAATGAATTTGTTATGAACTGGGTGCAGGAACATCTTCTGGGGTCGATTAAAGATGCCGCGCAGGAAGTGCTTTCCGCTGAGGTTGGAGTTACAATCGCACTTAGTACGGATGATGAAGGTGTGCCGAATAGGCGTGAATTCATTACAGATGTGACCGCTTATTACGCTGTTGAAGATATTTTAAGCAGTATTAACCGATTGCGAACTATTGTTCATAATCGGTATGGTCTTGAGTCCATAAATGTATCTGGTTCGATTGAGGTTGATCCATTGCCGGCGCTTGAACTTGAAGCACAAACCTTTGATTCAATTCTTGATGCTGTTCTAGAGGCTTTTGCTGTAAGCTTCAGGGAAATTATGGTGCAGGAAACTGACCATGCTGTTTTGGCCAGACGGGCCTTGTACTACCTGTGTGCCAGATATGACATCCCTCCTGAAGAGGTTGCTTTGAATATGGATTGTACTGTCTCAGAAGTGAAAGCCGGTGCGGCTGAACTTGAAGAAGAAATTGAATTTGCAATAGACAACGGTGATAATTTAGACGAGCTGCTTTTGAGGCTCTTCCGAAAAGATTAA
- a CDS encoding molybdopterin molybdotransferase MoeA, producing the protein MQQDLEKNANYPQNITRQKALEILKTQLSPIIEKTIPVIDCCGSVAAQTICSEISMPEHDRSAMDGFALTASETSSASVDSPIVFTVSGEIRPSSSGSEKTRPNGAIKILTGGIIPQGCDSVIPFEQVTVSSNKISIFSPVQEGNFIRPAGSDVLPGETLIAENTYISACAAALLAYAGKNHIRVRQAPSIAVLAVGNELCDPTKTGPEGLIPADNLILMKALCESCGTAEVSISTCENSPEAIAEAIKKHSACDLIITTGGTGPGNRDFVFDSICNAGGTPLFKGLSIHPAKSIFAFKLQDTAILGLPGPPNAVQLAFHTVIKPTLNILLGLPDIISSTFAILGASVKGAEEREKLILCYIIEENGSIKATPLNNRNLSSRKLMCLANGIITIAPNSGKLNAGELVKIIKTG; encoded by the coding sequence ATGCAACAAGATTTAGAAAAAAACGCAAATTATCCGCAAAACATCACCCGCCAAAAAGCCCTCGAAATTCTTAAAACACAACTTTCGCCGATTATTGAAAAAACCATCCCCGTGATCGATTGTTGCGGAAGTGTGGCGGCCCAAACCATCTGTTCCGAGATATCCATGCCTGAACATGACCGTTCTGCCATGGACGGTTTTGCTCTCACAGCATCCGAAACATCTTCAGCGTCAGTTGATTCGCCTATCGTTTTCACGGTTTCAGGAGAAATAAGGCCATCATCCAGCGGATCTGAAAAAACACGTCCGAACGGTGCAATAAAAATTTTGACAGGTGGGATCATCCCTCAAGGCTGTGATTCGGTCATCCCCTTTGAGCAGGTGACTGTTTCAAGTAATAAAATTTCAATATTCTCTCCCGTCCAAGAAGGAAATTTCATTCGTCCGGCTGGTTCAGATGTTCTCCCCGGAGAAACCCTCATTGCTGAAAACACCTATATTTCAGCATGCGCAGCAGCTCTTCTGGCATATGCCGGAAAAAACCATATACGTGTGCGTCAGGCTCCATCAATCGCGGTCTTAGCTGTCGGCAACGAACTTTGCGATCCAACTAAAACAGGCCCGGAAGGATTAATCCCCGCTGACAATCTCATTTTAATGAAAGCATTATGTGAAAGTTGCGGCACTGCCGAAGTGTCCATCTCCACTTGTGAAAATTCACCTGAAGCAATTGCCGAAGCAATAAAAAAACACTCAGCCTGCGACCTGATCATCACCACAGGGGGAACAGGTCCGGGGAACAGAGATTTTGTTTTTGATTCAATATGCAACGCGGGCGGCACACCACTATTCAAAGGACTGTCCATACACCCGGCCAAATCAATTTTTGCTTTCAAGCTTCAAGACACTGCCATATTAGGACTTCCGGGACCGCCGAATGCGGTTCAATTAGCTTTCCATACGGTTATAAAACCAACTCTCAATATTCTTCTGGGACTACCGGACATCATCAGCTCGACTTTCGCAATACTTGGAGCCTCTGTAAAAGGAGCCGAGGAACGCGAAAAACTAATTCTCTGCTATATTATTGAAGAAAACGGTTCAATTAAAGCGACCCCACTGAATAACCGCAACTTATCTTCAAGAAAATTAATGTGCCTCGCAAACGGCATCATCACAATCGCCCCGAATTCAGGAAAACTTAATGCAGGGGAACTTGTTAAAATTATCAAAACCGGTTAG
- a CDS encoding molybdenum cofactor guanylyltransferase, with protein sequence MPSKKLPTENKVSAAILAGGEGSRMGYKDKSCLEISGEKIVSRIIRQMSGLFSEIFVITRTPEHHPNLGVRLVGDIYQHRSSLTGIHAAISHAETEHVFITACDSPFLNKALVTKMLSLLSPSDDVLIPIHDNWRYEPLCAIYSKRCLPFIEENLNNEIFQIIRFFPEIKVHAVDAEILKQHDQDLESFINVNTPEELSKACERAKKCNKI encoded by the coding sequence ATGCCCTCGAAAAAGTTACCTACAGAGAATAAAGTAAGCGCTGCCATTTTAGCTGGCGGAGAAGGAAGCCGGATGGGCTACAAGGACAAATCGTGCCTTGAGATATCCGGTGAAAAAATAGTCAGCAGAATAATTCGTCAAATGTCAGGACTTTTTAGCGAAATTTTTGTCATTACCCGAACTCCTGAACATCATCCGAATTTAGGCGTCAGACTTGTCGGCGATATCTATCAGCATAGAAGCTCTCTTACAGGAATACATGCTGCCATAAGCCATGCTGAAACTGAACATGTTTTCATAACAGCCTGCGACTCACCTTTTCTGAATAAAGCTCTCGTAACAAAGATGCTCTCACTTCTTTCCCCTTCGGACGATGTCCTGATTCCTATACATGATAACTGGAGATATGAGCCCCTTTGCGCCATATACTCAAAACGCTGCCTCCCCTTCATTGAAGAGAATCTTAATAACGAAATTTTTCAAATCATCAGATTTTTCCCTGAAATAAAAGTACATGCGGTAGATGCCGAAATTCTTAAGCAACATGATCAGGATCTTGAATCATTTATCAACGTAAACACCCCGGAAGAACTCAGCAAAGCGTGTGAGAGAGCAAAAAAATGCAACAAGATTTAG
- a CDS encoding HD-GYP domain-containing protein — protein sequence MNKVKSNSTIEESYCSISSAIFKFLPKTGLPFCLYRMNPQTGQFSPATTAGKTIISAEKLSIFNDCEKDLIFIKSTDISDCKPYFATNLETVITDMSHSISDEDMAQIIIEGLKDSSVKIFKDSLKKNFEYFHTTLTAAGELVYKNPDIIWDMLPLLCKDHSLTNKSISNGIIGAGICLHGREGKPDMDSFMESLIALFLCDIGMICLPDFVLGKEFSLSIDEQKRIRNHPINSVEILSLTHSLTKTSLRAILEHHERMDGSGYPRGVTCDQISWLGKLCGAVDSFVAMTMERPGKKSMTTVNALKMLYKESALYDPNIIYALEKVTYRE from the coding sequence ATGAATAAGGTAAAAAGCAACTCGACGATAGAAGAAAGTTACTGCTCAATTTCAAGCGCTATTTTCAAATTTCTACCTAAAACAGGACTTCCTTTCTGCTTATATCGAATGAACCCGCAAACCGGGCAGTTTTCACCTGCGACAACTGCGGGAAAAACAATCATTTCTGCTGAAAAACTAAGTATATTCAATGACTGTGAAAAAGATCTTATTTTTATAAAAAGTACTGACATTTCTGACTGTAAGCCGTATTTCGCCACAAATTTAGAAACAGTTATTACCGACATGTCACATTCGATCTCAGATGAAGATATGGCCCAGATCATTATTGAAGGGCTCAAGGATTCTTCCGTTAAAATTTTTAAAGACTCTCTTAAAAAAAACTTTGAATATTTTCATACAACACTGACTGCAGCAGGGGAACTTGTATATAAAAACCCTGACATTATTTGGGACATGCTCCCGCTTCTGTGCAAAGACCACTCTCTAACAAACAAATCCATTTCAAACGGCATAATAGGCGCAGGGATATGCCTGCATGGCAGAGAAGGTAAACCTGATATGGATTCTTTTATGGAATCACTTATAGCCTTATTCTTATGTGACATAGGAATGATCTGTCTGCCGGACTTTGTGCTTGGTAAAGAGTTTTCCTTGAGCATAGACGAACAAAAACGCATTCGGAATCATCCTATTAACTCCGTTGAAATTCTCAGCCTGACACATTCTCTTACTAAAACATCTCTCAGAGCAATACTTGAACATCATGAAAGAATGGACGGTTCAGGCTACCCGCGCGGCGTGACATGCGACCAAATTTCATGGCTGGGAAAACTGTGTGGCGCTGTTGATTCTTTTGTGGCAATGACAATGGAGCGTCCCGGGAAAAAGAGTATGACCACTGTCAACGCTCTAAAAATGCTATACAAAGAATCAGCCCTATATGATCCGAACATTATTTATGCCCTCGAAAAAGTTACCTACAGAGAATAA